GGTCCGCGGCGTGGGTGGGAGTTTCCGGGTGGTCAAGTAGAAGAAGGTGAAAACCTTATCGAAGCGTTGCGACGTGAAATTCAAGAAGAGGCTGGGGTCAACACATCAATCGGGTCGCTGGTTGGTATTTACTCAAATGTCAAGTCCCCTACCATATTGAATCTTGGTTTCTTGGGAGATTATATATGTGGTGAATTAGAGACGAGCGATGAGAGTATAGAAACTGAGTGGGTTGCACGTGGTTCAGCTTTGCAGCGTGTATCACATCCAGTTATTTATGACAGAATGAAAGATATGCTCGATTTTTCGGGACGTGTCATTTATCGGGTTTACACCACCGAACCGTATCAAATTTGTGAGCAATGTTTTCTATAAGATCAAGACAATTTGACTACTAAGTTGCCACTTATTTATTCTCACTGCGAAGTAATAGCACTCCGCTGGAGTGCAAGCTTGAATACCCCATTTTCTATAGACATACCACCCCTCTGGGGTGAAGAAACGTACCGGAAAAGATTCTTCAAACGCATAGAATTTGTTAGTAGCAAGTTGGATTGAGAAGTACTTGAATTCATTAATCATACAGTTCTCAAATTTCGTATTTATCATAAAATTTTGAGGAGGAAACATGAAAAGTTTAAGTGTTTTGAGCAAATACCTTTTCTTGGCATTCGGACTATTTTTAATTTGTGGTTGTGGCACGATTCAGGACGTAATTCTTGCTGAACCGTCAAGTGAAACAGATATTGCCCTGCTTCGTGTAACGATGATATATCCAAGCGATTGCGTTGGCTCCGCGGCTTACTGTGATGCTTTCCATATCGGTGTAAGGACAGCAGAGGAAGCACTTGGAATTACGCTAACCGAAGTTAACGGTAATGAAAACGATCCTGTAGCCACAGAGCTGCTCCTAAGAGATGCAGCGCAAAATTCAGAACTTGTCTTGACTGCGGGTTATCAGATGGGAGACGTGCTTGCTCGTGTCGCACCGGAATTTCCTGATGTCAATTTTGCGATCTTTGATGTTGTGCTTGATATTCCAAACGTGGCTTCAGTGAACTATAAATCCAATGAAGGGTCATTTCTGGTCGGGGCGATTGCGGCTTTAAAATCGGAAAGTAACAAGATCGGCTACATCGGAGGGGCAGATGTCCCGCTGTTACAAGAATTTGAAGCAGGTTACGTTGCCGGGATTCACGCGGTCAATCCAGAGGCAGAAGTCACTGTAGAATACATTAGCAAAGATGCGACAGGTTTCGGTCAACCGGAAAAAGCGAAGGAACTGGCTTTAGCACAATATGCAAACGGGATAGATGTGATTTACGTCGCTGCTGGCGGATCCGGTCAAGGGGTGCTTGAAGCAGCACAAGCAGCACAAAAGTTTATCATCTGGGTTGACGCCAATGGTAACCATCTTGCACCAGGCATTGTCTTGACGAGTATGACCAAAGAGATTCCGGCTTCTGTGGAGCGCATCATCAGAGAAACCGCTGAGGGGAATTTTATGGCAGGTATCCGATACTTTGGTATTGCAGACGGCGGGGTCAGTTATGCCGTTGATGAACACAACCAACCGCTGCTTTCGGATGACATCGTAGCGACAGTTGAATCACTGAAGGCGAAAATCATTGCTGGCGAGATTGTCGTTCCGGACACTGTTTCTCTCCCGCGCGAGTAATGTTGGCGATAGTTACACCGTGGAACAGATGACTTCCTTTGTTCTTAAATCCTCTAAAGATAACGCAAGCTACTGGTTTATCCTTACTGCGAAGCAATAACACTCCTAATGAAGATTAAAAATTTAATCGGGTAATTTTCAGTTTTCTTGTCGGACCCGGTGCGGTTAGGAAACCGCACCTACCGGGCCTGGAGTAAATTACCCAATTTATTTGTTAAACCTCATACGGAGTGTGGTTGTTTAAATACGCCGTTTCTATTCTCACTGCGAAGCAATAGCACCCCTACGGGGTGAGGAAAGTGTGTGAAAAATCTCCTTGAACCTTCAAAACTTGTTAGTAGCAACTTGGGTTAAAGATAGAAAAGGAAGAAAATGAAACGGTTGCGTTTCTTAACTGCTATTCATCTGTTCGCGTGTATTTCCGTTCTGTTAAGTGGGTGTACGCAAGACAGGGATTATACACAATGGGGGTTACCTGAAGGTGCTAAATTGCGCATTGGTAGGGGTAGGGTGAAGGATATAAAGTTCTCACCTGATGGTCAGCGGTTTGCAGTGGCGACTTCAGTCGGAATTTGGCTCTATGATACAGAGACTTATGCGCCACATAACCTAATTGCAGCAAATAAGGGTGGCATCACTGCGATCGCCTTTTCTGCCGACTCACGTAGACTTGCTGGTGGGAGGGGGAACTGTAGGCTATCTGTGTGGGATGCACGTTCTGGGAATCTACTGAAAACTTTTGGTGAAGTTGTAGGGGGCCCAGTGGAGGTGGTTTCCGTAGCATTTTCTCCAGACGGTCGTAGACTCATGAGTTTTGCGCGTTATGAAGACACCCTTCGGGTATGGGATGTGCGGACTGGCAATTTGTTGAAAACGTTTAGGGATCGCGCAGTCCCAGCCAATTCCGCAGCGTTTTCTCCAGATGGACAAATCCTCGCGCTTGGTGCTGGGAATTCGAGGTTCGGCTTAATTAATTTGTGGGATGCTGAAACTGGTGAGCAAGAGGTTTTGGGCCCCACCTCTCAAGTTGTTTCCATGGTGTTTTCTCCGGATAGTCGGACACTCGCAGCTGTTGCAGGTTTCGATGATACGGAACTGTACATATGGGATGCACACACCGAAAAACGACTTCATAAACTTATAGGACACACGGGTTCAATTTACACCTTAGCCTTTTCTTCAAAGGGTCGTGTGGTAGCTGGAGGGCAGAAAGGTGATACGACGTTGCGGATGTGGGATACGCGCACCGGAGATTTACTGAAAACCTTCAAAGGACATACAGACACGGTTCGCACGCTTGCTTTTTCTGCAAACGGCGACACCCTTGCCAGTGCAAGTTCTGACAGCACACTGCGGTTGTGGAGTCCAGAAACCGGTCAGGAAAAGAAAGTCCTCATGGAGCATATAGACTGGGGTAGAGATGCAGCGTTTTCGCCAGACGGGGAGTGGATTGCAAGTGTAAGTGGGGATGATAAAATTCATTTGTGGGATAGAAAGACAGGAGGCTTGCTGCGTACGCTCACCGGGCACACAGGGGCAGTTACTGCCGTGGACGTTTCTTCGGATGGACGGTACCTTGCGAGCATCGCGCGTTTTCCTGACAACACGCTCCGTTTCTGGAATCCTGAAACCGGTGAACTGTTGAAAACTATTTCAGACCATAAAGGCGTTAATGCATGCGCCTTTTCTCCAGATAGTCAAACGCTTGCGAGTGCGGGTAGAGACGCGACCGTTCAACTGTGGGATGCAGAGACAGGCAGCTTGTTAAAGACTTTCACAGGCAACGGCAGAGAATTCAAAACGGTGGTGTTTTCTCCAGATGGGCAGCTCCTTGCGAGCGGCGGATGGCTATCAGCAATTCATTTATGGAATGTTGAGACAGGTCGTTTGCTAAAAACCCTTGGAGAAAAATACGGTGTTGAGACCCTCGCGTTCTCTCCAGGGGGTCGGTTCCTGGCAAGTGGTGGTGGCTTTAAGGATCCTACGATCCGTTTGTGGTATGTTCCTACGGGTGAGAAAAGGTTAACGCTGACAGGACATAAGAAAAACCCAACGACTGCCCACACCAGCGATATCTATTCCGTAGCCTTTTCTCCGGATGGAACGTTGCTCGCGAGCAGCGGAATAGATGGTATCCGTTTGTGGAATCCAACCACAGGCCGCGCATTGGTTACCTTAACAGCGAATAGAAGTTCTGTTTCAGTAGTCGCATTTTCTTCAGATAGTAGAACGCTTGCGAGTGGTGAATCCGGCGGGATTTTTCTCTGGGATGTCGACACAGTCTTGTGGCGATACAAATAAGTTAAGGCATAAATCCTAATGACCTCTCAGGATAGTCCCCTTCGCGCCGACGATCCAACCGGCGTTTTTGTGGAAATGGATGTCCTGCAGATTATGTCGCGCAGGTGTCGGATAACGGCTCCACATATCACCCCCATCTGTTGTATGGAGGATTAATCCCTTTTCACCCACTGCCCACCCGCGGTTCTCGTCGCGGAACGCCACATCCCGCAAACTTTGATTCACGGGTGTCTGCTGTCGATGCCATGCCTTCCCACCATCAGCGGTGTGGAGGATCAACCCGTTTGTACCAACAATCCACCCATGCGTTAGGTTTGCGAAGTGGACAGCAAATAGCGGTTGCTCGACGCTGCTTCTCTGGCGAACCCACCGTTTTCCGCCGTCTTGGGTATGGAGTACTTCACCTTCCTCGCCAACGATCCAGCCGTGTTCTGGGTCAACAAAATGGACTCCCCATAAATGTTTATCTGAAAGATCTCTGTGGTTTTCCCAACGACTCCCACCATCTGTTGTATGAAGAATAGTACCTGATCCACCGACT
This region of Candidatus Poribacteria bacterium genomic DNA includes:
- a CDS encoding NUDIX hydrolase, encoding MIHPKHIVSVSGLISHPNSKILLIRGPRRGWEFPGGQVEEGENLIEALRREIQEEAGVNTSIGSLVGIYSNVKSPTILNLGFLGDYICGELETSDESIETEWVARGSALQRVSHPVIYDRMKDMLDFSGRVIYRVYTTEPYQICEQCFL
- a CDS encoding BMP family ABC transporter substrate-binding protein — its product is MKSLSVLSKYLFLAFGLFLICGCGTIQDVILAEPSSETDIALLRVTMIYPSDCVGSAAYCDAFHIGVRTAEEALGITLTEVNGNENDPVATELLLRDAAQNSELVLTAGYQMGDVLARVAPEFPDVNFAIFDVVLDIPNVASVNYKSNEGSFLVGAIAALKSESNKIGYIGGADVPLLQEFEAGYVAGIHAVNPEAEVTVEYISKDATGFGQPEKAKELALAQYANGIDVIYVAAGGSGQGVLEAAQAAQKFIIWVDANGNHLAPGIVLTSMTKEIPASVERIIRETAEGNFMAGIRYFGIADGGVSYAVDEHNQPLLSDDIVATVESLKAKIIAGEIVVPDTVSLPRE
- a CDS encoding WD40 repeat domain-containing protein, which gives rise to MKRLRFLTAIHLFACISVLLSGCTQDRDYTQWGLPEGAKLRIGRGRVKDIKFSPDGQRFAVATSVGIWLYDTETYAPHNLIAANKGGITAIAFSADSRRLAGGRGNCRLSVWDARSGNLLKTFGEVVGGPVEVVSVAFSPDGRRLMSFARYEDTLRVWDVRTGNLLKTFRDRAVPANSAAFSPDGQILALGAGNSRFGLINLWDAETGEQEVLGPTSQVVSMVFSPDSRTLAAVAGFDDTELYIWDAHTEKRLHKLIGHTGSIYTLAFSSKGRVVAGGQKGDTTLRMWDTRTGDLLKTFKGHTDTVRTLAFSANGDTLASASSDSTLRLWSPETGQEKKVLMEHIDWGRDAAFSPDGEWIASVSGDDKIHLWDRKTGGLLRTLTGHTGAVTAVDVSSDGRYLASIARFPDNTLRFWNPETGELLKTISDHKGVNACAFSPDSQTLASAGRDATVQLWDAETGSLLKTFTGNGREFKTVVFSPDGQLLASGGWLSAIHLWNVETGRLLKTLGEKYGVETLAFSPGGRFLASGGGFKDPTIRLWYVPTGEKRLTLTGHKKNPTTAHTSDIYSVAFSPDGTLLASSGIDGIRLWNPTTGRALVTLTANRSSVSVVAFSSDSRTLASGESGGIFLWDVDTVLWRYK
- a CDS encoding YCF48-related protein, encoding MQKKNYLALFILCGSLVYLGCTQDSVQFEWRQIESGTGEHLYGVHFVDAKHGWAVGTAGIILSTTNGGMTWTAASVLKDTLTQVNFTTPNNGWFASIGKVHYTGSGGASWSMQHQVRGAGKRPPGILDLYFVSTTEGWAVGGSGTILHTTDGGSRWENHRDLSDKHLWGVHFVDPEHGWIVGEEGEVLHTQDGGKRWVRQRSSVEQPLFAVHFANLTHGWIVGTNGLILHTADGGKAWHRQQTPVNQSLRDVAFRDENRGWAVGEKGLILHTTDGGDMWSRYPTPARHNLQDIHFHKNAGWIVGAKGTILRGH